Proteins encoded together in one Candidatus Poribacteria bacterium window:
- a CDS encoding ABC-2 family transporter protein: protein MSMPRLFFYGKIYLRYFGQYFKGRLAYRADILIQMVFALSTQITSLVFILIIFNHIPDINGWSYGEILFIYGFAQTSIALFSMFFSNLIQLGRFYILDGNFDRVLLRPLPLLFQIIIERLDIGSFSTLAMGVGALLYAATKLNMSLSAFECLIFFGLVLSATLIFTGLVLILVSLTFWIKDPTGALAWPLMTVREFAKYPITIYSPALQVFLSWILPLAFTSFYPATLFLGRQDYVLYAYLTPIIALLTWGIGTLVWNLGVRRYESSGS from the coding sequence ATGTCAATGCCTCGACTCTTCTTTTATGGGAAAATTTATCTTCGTTACTTTGGACAGTATTTCAAAGGTAGACTCGCCTATCGAGCAGATATTTTGATTCAGATGGTGTTTGCCCTCTCGACTCAGATCACTTCTCTGGTTTTCATTCTAATAATCTTCAACCATATTCCGGATATCAATGGTTGGAGCTACGGAGAGATCCTTTTTATCTACGGGTTTGCCCAAACCTCAATTGCGCTATTTTCGATGTTCTTTTCAAATCTCATCCAATTGGGACGCTTTTACATTCTTGATGGGAATTTTGATCGTGTGTTGCTTCGTCCATTGCCACTTCTGTTCCAGATTATCATTGAACGATTGGACATCGGCTCGTTTTCTACCTTGGCGATGGGAGTCGGTGCCCTACTCTACGCGGCTACGAAGTTAAATATGTCATTATCTGCCTTTGAGTGCCTCATTTTTTTCGGACTGGTACTCTCAGCCACCCTCATCTTTACAGGATTGGTGCTCATTTTGGTGAGTTTGACCTTCTGGATAAAGGACCCAACAGGGGCACTCGCCTGGCCCCTAATGACTGTTCGTGAATTCGCGAAATATCCTATTACCATTTACAGCCCGGCGTTACAAGTGTTCCTGAGTTGGATATTGCCTTTGGCATTTACTTCCTTTTATCCTGCAACACTCTTTTTAGGCAGACAGGATTACGTCCTCTACGCCTACCTAACGCCTATCATCGCCCTTCTAACTTGGGGAATAGGGACTCTGGTATGGAATTTAGGGGTGCGAAGGTACGAAAGCTCCGGGTCTTAA
- a CDS encoding methyltransferase domain-containing protein translates to MSNTQLKTMFNTAATLYEEVRPEYPEKLIQDIVDLSGLNDHSRILEIGCGTGKATRSFAERGYELVCLDIGADLIAVAKEKLKAFPNLSFVEQAFEEWESNGKFDLITSATAFHWVDPKVRYLKASEVLKSEGFLAVFSNQHARKDEGFFAEVQDLYDRYYPLPTGNRPTHATHFPGVEAFQDPIKRVYPWTQTYSSEQYIKLLNTYSDHIALPDKNKRLLFEGIVNLSETKYNGQIIKHYAAVLDLRKKR, encoded by the coding sequence ATGTCGAACACTCAACTCAAGACCATGTTTAATACTGCTGCAACACTCTATGAAGAGGTCCGACCCGAATATCCTGAGAAGTTAATCCAAGATATCGTAGATCTCTCTGGGCTTAACGACCACAGCAGAATCCTTGAGATTGGATGCGGCACCGGAAAAGCGACCCGATCCTTCGCGGAACGTGGATACGAATTGGTTTGTCTGGACATCGGTGCCGATTTAATCGCCGTTGCGAAGGAAAAACTGAAGGCGTTTCCAAACCTTTCGTTCGTGGAACAGGCATTTGAGGAGTGGGAATCAAACGGAAAGTTTGACCTGATTACTTCTGCTACCGCTTTTCATTGGGTAGATCCAAAAGTGAGGTATCTGAAGGCATCCGAGGTGCTGAAATCAGAGGGTTTCCTTGCCGTTTTTTCAAATCAGCACGCCAGAAAAGACGAAGGATTCTTTGCAGAAGTTCAGGATCTATACGATAGATACTACCCTCTACCGACAGGGAACCGCCCTACACACGCTACACACTTCCCCGGCGTGGAAGCCTTTCAGGATCCAATTAAACGTGTATATCCATGGACGCAAACATATTCATCTGAGCAGTACATCAAACTCCTAAACACCTATTCGGATCACATCGCGTTGCCAGATAAGAATAAACGTCTACTGTTTGAGGGGATTGTCAATCTGAGTGAGACGAAGTATAACGGTCAGATCATCAAACACTATGCAGCCGTTCTTGATTTACGGAAAAAGAGATGA
- a CDS encoding VOC family protein has translation MSSKLYTMLMPILKVKDLDAEVAFYLSLGFELSYDDEDFKAIQYGENIEFGLGRKSEVNVEVISQHFTWQIAVNSVQEVLDICGEKNLEVVQGLKKYTYDFGDVCTIIVRSPNGYNVVFEGDL, from the coding sequence ATGAGCAGCAAACTTTACACGATGCTGATGCCAATTTTGAAAGTAAAAGACTTGGATGCTGAAGTAGCATTTTATCTATCGTTGGGATTTGAACTCTCTTACGATGATGAAGACTTCAAAGCAATACAGTATGGGGAGAATATTGAGTTTGGGCTTGGTCGCAAAAGCGAGGTCAACGTTGAAGTCATATCTCAACACTTTACTTGGCAGATTGCCGTAAACAGTGTCCAAGAAGTTTTAGATATTTGTGGTGAGAAAAACCTTGAGGTAGTGCAAGGTCTAAAAAAGTACACCTACGATTTTGGTGATGTCTGTACAATTATAGTAAGGTCCCCTAATGGATATAACGTTGTTTTTGAGGGGGACTTGTAA
- a CDS encoding carbohydrate binding family 9 domain-containing protein: MEKIGRVQWTHALIWMPILFLVTTPLFGETQSTRRTLRATLTENPPVIDGELTDPVWQHADIATHFYRAKEGETHRAELDTEVRVLYDENMLYIGVRCEEPDMKNLRETMTRRDSFVWQNDCIEVMLDTYHDQRNCYIFAVNTLGTQADERVGNESVFDMSWDAKWEAKVKNTRTIGLQNLRFHSMRFVLIGVTLPGASIFGGCVR, translated from the coding sequence ATGGAAAAAATTGGACGGGTGCAGTGGACACACGCACTCATTTGGATGCCGATACTGTTCTTGGTGACCACGCCGCTTTTTGGAGAGACGCAAAGTACAAGACGCACCCTTCGGGCAACCTTGACGGAGAACCCACCCGTTATTGATGGCGAACTTACAGACCCAGTCTGGCAACACGCCGACATCGCGACCCATTTTTACCGAGCAAAGGAGGGAGAAACACATCGGGCTGAATTAGACACCGAAGTTCGGGTGCTGTACGATGAAAACATGCTCTATATCGGCGTGCGTTGTGAGGAGCCAGATATGAAAAATCTCCGAGAAACGATGACACGTCGTGACTCCTTCGTCTGGCAGAACGACTGTATTGAGGTGATGCTCGATACCTATCACGACCAGCGCAACTGCTATATCTTTGCAGTCAATACACTTGGCACACAAGCGGATGAGAGAGTCGGCAATGAAAGCGTCTTTGACATGAGTTGGGACGCAAAGTGGGAGGCGAAAGTAAAAAACACAAGGACAATTGGACTGCAGAATTTGCGATTCCATTCGATGAGGTTCGTTTTAATCGGCGTAACACTACCTGGGGCATCAATTTTTGGCGGGTGCGTCCGATAA
- a CDS encoding carbohydrate binding family 9 domain-containing protein, which produces MTLLFTIVFILFSFASSLYAHKGDLGHYVVRAQPLGEIPPPNIDGVLTDAAWQKALPVSGFVWKDTPDKPASEETVVYIVYDRHHLYVGFRCYDSEPHKIVNRITRRGGDVFYSDVISFFIDPYHDHRTGYKFVSTPGGVKDDNYRYNDSEVDFTWEGIWWVEANIDSEGWMAEFKIPFSNFRFSDAKKQVWGINFERFIRRKRETDTWKPPGDHGGFWTRMSALGHLVGIEDIQSGKQVEIYPHIIGGGTESEETHISGQSDIGLDFQYRLTNKLRVSGTVNPDFAQVEGDQLEINLTRFPIRFPEKRPFFIQGNSVFATPLELYYSRRIGSRGDILWGTNATGKIGNYTLGIISSRTGNWDYFGLQKETTARETAGFTVVRAKRDLFEKSNVGILYAGKELAEENSRVIGLDTSIARGENLILTGQIAQSWNTGDGQLPRAYLLTITRGTDLFNAEISMERIEAEFSVNQTGFIQKEAHRGWQHVGTQLEYTPRLAVLGHEKFVIGTGSRLSQGLYTAPYFSDWKRQHPNLQINPRFDPDLLLLSNSVWSRVKFRELFLERVDFIFNYAREAELTEVFWTREAKLMFRTDTAKRFSTTLQIGMGNFYNFAQKYIGEQRSFDIQSTLRPKNNLTLELMLAVAQTSTPVGEIDGEFISNSVRVTYLLTRDFFFRLSTQAFWGQTHYSKKETNLRYLISGLIGWEYSPKSHFFLAYNESRGTLTRSPRLENRVIVAKVSYLWNL; this is translated from the coding sequence ATGACTTTATTATTCACGATTGTTTTTATACTCTTTTCATTTGCCTCCTCACTTTATGCCCATAAAGGTGACTTAGGACATTATGTGGTGAGAGCACAGCCATTAGGAGAGATTCCTCCTCCTAACATTGATGGAGTTTTAACGGACGCAGCATGGCAAAAAGCCTTACCTGTTAGCGGCTTTGTTTGGAAGGATACTCCGGATAAACCGGCTTCTGAAGAAACGGTCGTTTATATTGTTTACGATCGACATCATTTGTACGTTGGATTCAGGTGTTACGATTCCGAGCCCCATAAAATTGTAAACCGTATCACTCGGCGCGGGGGTGATGTCTTCTATTCTGATGTTATATCTTTTTTTATTGACCCGTATCACGATCATCGCACTGGATATAAGTTTGTCAGCACGCCTGGGGGCGTGAAAGATGACAATTACCGCTACAATGATTCTGAAGTGGATTTTACATGGGAAGGGATTTGGTGGGTTGAAGCAAATATTGATAGCGAGGGCTGGATGGCTGAGTTTAAAATTCCGTTCAGTAATTTCCGATTTTCTGATGCTAAAAAGCAGGTGTGGGGCATCAACTTTGAACGATTTATCCGACGAAAACGGGAAACAGATACTTGGAAGCCGCCTGGGGATCACGGCGGATTTTGGACGAGAATGTCCGCATTGGGACATCTGGTAGGGATAGAGGATATCCAATCAGGAAAACAAGTGGAGATTTATCCACACATCATAGGCGGAGGCACGGAAAGTGAAGAAACACACATAAGTGGTCAGTCAGATATAGGGCTTGACTTTCAATACAGACTCACCAATAAACTTCGGGTCAGCGGAACCGTTAACCCGGACTTTGCGCAAGTGGAGGGAGACCAACTGGAAATCAACTTAACTCGGTTTCCGATCCGGTTTCCAGAGAAACGCCCGTTTTTCATTCAGGGCAATAGCGTTTTTGCAACGCCTTTGGAACTTTACTATAGCCGACGGATTGGTAGCAGAGGTGATATCCTATGGGGCACGAACGCCACGGGCAAGATAGGAAATTACACCTTAGGGATCATTTCAAGCAGAACCGGGAACTGGGATTATTTTGGTCTCCAAAAGGAAACTACAGCGAGAGAAACCGCGGGATTTACTGTTGTTCGGGCAAAGCGAGATCTCTTTGAAAAATCCAACGTTGGCATCCTATATGCCGGAAAAGAGTTAGCTGAAGAAAACAGCCGCGTCATTGGCTTAGATACCAGCATTGCGAGGGGAGAAAACCTCATCCTTACAGGACAAATCGCCCAAAGTTGGAACACTGGAGATGGGCAGTTACCGCGAGCGTATTTGCTGACCATCACCAGAGGAACCGACCTCTTCAACGCGGAAATCTCTATGGAGCGGATTGAGGCGGAGTTTTCGGTAAACCAGACGGGTTTCATTCAAAAGGAGGCACATCGCGGTTGGCAGCACGTTGGAACGCAGCTGGAATACACCCCGCGTCTCGCTGTGTTAGGGCATGAAAAGTTCGTTATAGGCACCGGTAGCCGTCTATCCCAAGGGCTATACACCGCCCCGTACTTTTCGGATTGGAAGCGTCAACACCCAAACCTTCAAATAAACCCACGGTTTGATCCAGATCTTTTACTTTTGTCAAATAGTGTTTGGTCCCGGGTAAAATTTCGGGAGTTATTTTTGGAGCGAGTTGATTTCATTTTCAATTATGCAAGAGAAGCGGAGTTGACAGAGGTTTTCTGGACAAGAGAAGCGAAATTGATGTTTCGGACGGATACCGCCAAGCGATTTTCCACGACTTTGCAGATAGGTATGGGTAATTTCTATAATTTTGCCCAAAAGTATATTGGAGAGCAAAGAAGTTTTGACATCCAAAGCACCTTGCGCCCGAAAAATAATCTGACTCTCGAATTAATGCTTGCAGTTGCCCAAACTTCAACCCCAGTCGGTGAAATAGATGGAGAATTTATTTCCAATTCCGTCCGAGTCACTTACCTTTTGACCAGGGACTTCTTTTTTCGGTTATCTACACAAGCCTTTTGGGGTCAAACACATTATAGCAAAAAAGAAACGAATCTCAGATATCTTATCAGTGGACTTATTGGCTGGGAATACAGTCCCAAAAGCCATTTCTTCTTGGCTTATAATGAAAGCCGGGGGACCTTGACAAGAAGTCCTCGGTTAGAAAATAGGGTCATCGTTGCCAAAGTTTCCTATCTGTGGAATCTCTAA
- a CDS encoding ABC-2 family transporter protein, which produces MAPLRKFWTRFRIYTRFSKIRFIDRLSYRAHFFFVLTEYLLIIIVNYFLWKAILADGRTIRGYTLEDMVTYVAIAGVFRFILNELSGGISREMSGQYHSGELIMNLLKPVSYQLYIYFRTFGGILFQLLFRGATVLTIWALWVGLTPPDSPATFIASLALGVLIYAGIAFLVGLTTFHIENNAGVLFATTASIELLSGTLIPLVMFPSWMISILDYLPFRMIFYIPMQIYLGQLGIQETVSALIVQATWASTLSIAGFFLFKISVRKLTIQGG; this is translated from the coding sequence ATGGCACCCCTCAGAAAATTTTGGACACGTTTCAGAATTTATACGAGATTTAGCAAGATCCGTTTTATTGACCGATTAAGCTACCGTGCCCATTTCTTCTTCGTCTTGACGGAATATCTTCTGATAATAATTGTCAATTATTTTCTCTGGAAGGCGATCTTGGCGGACGGTAGGACGATTCGTGGGTATACCTTAGAGGACATGGTCACATACGTAGCGATTGCCGGTGTGTTTCGGTTTATTCTCAACGAGCTTTCTGGTGGGATTTCTCGTGAGATGAGTGGCCAGTATCACAGTGGGGAACTCATCATGAACCTCTTAAAGCCTGTGAGTTACCAACTCTACATCTATTTTCGGACTTTTGGAGGGATTCTCTTTCAGCTTCTTTTCAGGGGTGCCACCGTCTTAACGATCTGGGCGTTATGGGTCGGATTGACACCGCCCGATAGCCCGGCGACATTCATCGCCAGTCTGGCGTTGGGGGTTTTGATTTACGCTGGAATTGCTTTTCTGGTCGGTCTCACGACTTTCCATATAGAAAATAATGCGGGCGTTCTCTTTGCTACAACCGCGAGCATTGAACTGCTATCAGGGACCTTGATACCGTTGGTAATGTTTCCGAGCTGGATGATTTCAATATTAGATTACCTGCCCTTCAGAATGATTTTCTACATACCGATGCAGATCTATTTAGGTCAATTGGGTATCCAGGAGACAGTAAGCGCGTTGATTGTCCAAGCAACTTGGGCATCTACCTTATCCATAGCAGGATTCTTTCTCTTCAAGATCTCGGTGCGAAAGCTGACGATACAAGGGGGTTAA
- a CDS encoding ATP-binding cassette domain-containing protein, with translation MALIEVQNLTKSYKTFKRKEGLKGAFINLFKREYEFVQAVDNISFHVERGEILGYIGPNGAGKSTTIKILTGILTPTDGKVTVNGLVPYKQRQQHVKNIGVVFGQRTQLWWDIAVIEAFTLLRDIYEVSKTDFQEQLKKFDEVLGIGPLLHIPVRKLSLGQRVRCDIAASLLHNPPVVFLDEPTIGLDVAVKSNIREFIKEMNASLGTTMILTTHDLSDIEYLCQRSLIIDQGKIIFDGDLQQAKDELARKRKIQVDFYERIDVDIIRERLKIAHLEFTRRNDYSLTISFDKNEISAIDIIQKILDHLHPRDIKIEEPTIETVVKEIYQKKSF, from the coding sequence ATGGCTTTAATAGAGGTCCAAAACCTAACCAAAAGTTATAAAACATTCAAACGCAAGGAAGGATTGAAAGGCGCTTTCATCAACCTTTTTAAAAGAGAATACGAATTCGTTCAAGCAGTAGATAACATCAGTTTTCATGTCGAGCGGGGAGAAATTCTCGGTTACATTGGACCAAATGGTGCTGGCAAATCAACAACGATTAAAATCTTAACAGGCATCCTCACCCCAACGGACGGAAAAGTGACGGTGAATGGACTTGTGCCTTACAAACAGAGACAGCAGCATGTGAAAAATATTGGCGTTGTTTTCGGACAACGCACCCAGTTATGGTGGGATATAGCTGTCATTGAAGCGTTTACGCTTCTCAGAGACATCTATGAAGTCAGCAAGACAGATTTCCAAGAGCAGCTAAAAAAGTTTGATGAGGTGTTAGGTATCGGTCCCTTACTTCACATTCCTGTCCGAAAATTAAGCCTGGGACAGAGAGTTCGATGTGACATCGCCGCTTCCTTATTACATAATCCCCCCGTTGTTTTTTTGGACGAACCCACGATTGGACTCGATGTTGCAGTGAAATCGAATATCCGGGAATTCATTAAAGAGATGAATGCAAGTCTCGGAACGACTATGATCCTAACGACGCACGACCTCAGTGACATCGAGTACCTCTGCCAAAGAAGCCTCATCATTGATCAAGGAAAGATTATCTTTGATGGAGACCTACAACAGGCAAAAGATGAATTAGCCAGAAAACGAAAAATTCAGGTCGATTTTTATGAACGCATTGATGTAGACATTATTCGCGAAAGATTAAAAATTGCCCACCTCGAATTCACAAGGCGAAACGATTACTCCTTAACCATTTCTTTTGACAAAAATGAAATTTCGGCAATCGATATCATTCAAAAAATCTTGGACCACCTTCATCCGCGTGACATAAAGATTGAAGAACCAACGATCGAAACTGTTGTAAAAGAAATATATCAAAAGAAATCCTTCTAA
- a CDS encoding NUDIX domain-containing protein, translating into MAICYSISKNFNCLAHQQNQILFCKWRDNDIWTLPGGRAEPGETAEETAHRELLEETGATLKNLEVLCYIHCFMFNLEYWGIAYLGEIEALGHPLDLEEVSEASLFSHFPENPTHPGPFENQSKALYLAALRKLSETKDY; encoded by the coding sequence ATGGCTATATGTTACTCTATTTCGAAGAACTTCAATTGTCTCGCACATCAACAGAACCAGATACTCTTCTGCAAATGGCGTGATAACGATATTTGGACGCTGCCGGGTGGACGTGCTGAACCCGGGGAAACGGCTGAAGAAACTGCACACCGAGAACTTCTGGAAGAGACGGGAGCAACGCTGAAAAATCTTGAAGTGCTGTGTTACATTCACTGTTTCATGTTCAATCTCGAATACTGGGGAATCGCTTACTTGGGAGAAATAGAGGCGTTAGGTCATCCACTCGATCTTGAGGAAGTCAGTGAAGCGAGTCTGTTCTCACATTTTCCAGAAAACCCGACCCATCCGGGACCGTTCGAGAATCAAAGCAAAGCGTTATATCTTGCCGCACTGCGTAAACTCTCAGAAACAAAAGATTACTGA
- a CDS encoding sigma-70 family RNA polymerase sigma factor, whose amino-acid sequence MMKDNDTELIRRTLAGDETAFTMLVKKYRKHVHTLAWHKIGDFHIAEDITQETFLQVYRDLATLREPDRFPGWLYVVTNHRCIAWLRKHRLHVRLVEGINMAMKGEAAYSRYVADEQARTATEAQQKVVKQLLAKLQESERTVMTLYYFGEMTCEEISKFLGVSVNTIKSRLSRARQRLKKEEPIIREALDNFQLSANLTENIVREIAHIKPVAASRGKPLVPWTIAVSTVTVILLMIGIGNQYLLHFQHPYSFEAESEHTIEIVDAPIVLNMDSKPDVRSQTGQTLSNGKNDNTGSQTSETLLTSTTGEDSVMDETNMELCTQNLIAIGKAIETYQKEHDDFPEWLSDLYPKHLVDSNVLTCPADQHGGKAGRPWNIDPKMSVSYDYQFYPEYRGKKREQRMVYGDVMPLVRCRHHANENLHVLNLSFSYAIYKSSMNWEYTPEDMYGSHEAAIAAFKETLERHPDDMRFFSLYPGLVHLYAKIGDEPAADVVIERLKSATKLEIPSYHALWNLWNILVMTERYEDMLEIFTEAEQQYPDERFILEKLSFIHERLGNTELAEAYGRKFDPRYESIGMPVPDFSATDLDGNPISLQDYRGKIVLIDFWAFLSPPRISEMPEVKKIYDTYKDEGFDIIGVNLDDEEVILQNYVKENNIPWRQIFDQGAGEDSLVQHYGIGDIPEMWLIDREGKLITHKAREADLERLIAAAVKAQSGD is encoded by the coding sequence ATGATGAAAGATAATGATACCGAATTAATTCGCCGCACGCTTGCAGGCGACGAAACCGCTTTCACCATGCTCGTGAAAAAATACCGTAAACACGTGCACACGCTTGCCTGGCACAAAATCGGCGATTTCCACATTGCTGAAGATATTACGCAGGAAACCTTTCTGCAAGTCTATAGAGATCTGGCAACCCTAAGAGAGCCAGATCGGTTCCCTGGATGGTTGTATGTGGTTACAAACCATCGTTGTATTGCGTGGCTCCGTAAGCATCGATTGCATGTCCGATTGGTGGAGGGCATTAACATGGCAATGAAGGGAGAAGCGGCATATTCCCGATATGTAGCAGATGAACAGGCAAGAACTGCGACTGAAGCACAGCAAAAGGTCGTTAAACAGTTGCTTGCTAAGTTACAGGAGAGCGAACGCACTGTGATGACCCTGTATTATTTTGGCGAGATGACATGTGAAGAAATTAGTAAGTTTTTGGGGGTATCTGTAAATACAATTAAAAGTCGACTCAGTCGAGCGCGCCAACGTTTGAAGAAGGAAGAACCTATAATTCGAGAAGCGTTGGATAACTTCCAACTGTCTGCAAATCTCACCGAAAATATCGTGCGGGAGATAGCACATATTAAACCCGTTGCCGCGTCTCGAGGTAAGCCGTTAGTGCCGTGGACAATTGCGGTTTCAACTGTAACGGTGATATTACTAATGATAGGCATAGGCAACCAATATCTTCTGCATTTTCAACACCCATATAGTTTTGAAGCGGAATCGGAACACACTATTGAAATCGTTGACGCACCTATCGTCCTTAACATGGATTCAAAACCGGATGTCCGGAGTCAGACAGGGCAAACTCTGTCCAACGGTAAAAACGACAATACGGGTTCGCAGACTTCTGAAACGCTTTTGACCTCTACCACAGGAGAAGATTCCGTGATGGATGAGACAAACATGGAACTTTGCACGCAAAATTTAATTGCTATTGGCAAGGCGATTGAAACTTACCAAAAAGAACACGACGATTTTCCTGAGTGGCTCTCAGATCTGTATCCTAAACATCTGGTAGATTCAAACGTTCTGACCTGTCCTGCGGATCAGCACGGTGGCAAGGCAGGGCGCCCTTGGAACATAGATCCAAAAATGTCGGTGAGTTATGACTATCAATTCTATCCCGAATATCGAGGGAAGAAAAGGGAACAACGTATGGTGTATGGTGATGTCATGCCGCTTGTCCGCTGTCGGCATCATGCGAATGAAAATTTGCATGTTTTGAACTTAAGCTTCTCTTATGCGATTTACAAGTCATCCATGAATTGGGAATATACGCCGGAGGATATGTATGGTAGCCATGAAGCAGCTATCGCCGCTTTCAAAGAAACACTTGAACGACACCCTGATGACATGCGTTTCTTTTCCCTCTATCCGGGACTTGTCCATCTCTACGCCAAAATTGGGGATGAACCAGCGGCGGATGTAGTCATTGAGCGGTTGAAGTCAGCCACGAAACTCGAAATTCCGAGTTATCATGCCCTATGGAACCTGTGGAACATACTTGTGATGACGGAACGATATGAGGACATGCTTGAGATTTTTACGGAAGCTGAACAGCAGTATCCAGATGAGAGATTCATCCTTGAGAAACTTTCCTTCATCCATGAAAGATTAGGCAATACTGAACTCGCCGAAGCGTATGGTCGCAAGTTTGATCCGAGATACGAATCGATTGGGATGCCTGTCCCTGACTTTTCTGCGACCGACCTTGATGGGAATCCTATTTCGCTTCAGGACTATCGTGGAAAAATCGTTTTGATCGACTTTTGGGCGTTCTTGTCCCCGCCACGTATTTCGGAAATGCCGGAGGTCAAAAAGATTTATGATACCTATAAAGATGAGGGGTTTGACATTATCGGGGTCAACCTTGATGATGAAGAAGTCATACTACAAAACTACGTTAAAGAAAACAACATCCCTTGGCGACAGATTTTTGATCAAGGGGCTGGCGAAGATTCACTTGTGCAACACTATGGTATTGGCGACATTCCTGAAATGTGGCTCATTGATAGAGAAGGAAAATTAATCACACATAAAGCCAGAGAGGCAGATTTAGAAAGGCTCATCGCAGCGGCAGTAAAGGCTCAATCTGGAGACTAA
- a CDS encoding RNA polymerase sigma factor, with protein MQHSDDKLVQLTLEGDHHAFAALVEKYQSQIHALVWRKIDDFHIAEDITQEVFLTAYQKLATLTRPDRFAKWLYVIANNLCVTWLRKQAVQPQLQPLTLTEPEELAELSYAEYTAEQQAERGKESDRALIQKLLDKLRETDRTVIRLYYLAEMTCEEISKFLGVSQNTIKSRLSRARKRLKKQAKAIEQRSVVSDCLLISWRHYS; from the coding sequence ATGCAACATAGCGACGATAAGTTGGTTCAACTCACGTTGGAAGGTGATCATCATGCTTTTGCCGCTCTGGTTGAGAAATATCAATCGCAGATTCACGCGCTTGTCTGGAGAAAAATTGACGATTTTCACATCGCTGAAGATATTACGCAGGAGGTATTCCTCACGGCATACCAAAAACTCGCCACCTTGACACGTCCAGACCGATTTGCCAAATGGCTCTATGTTATCGCCAACAACCTGTGCGTCACGTGGCTCCGAAAACAAGCCGTTCAACCGCAACTGCAGCCGCTAACATTAACCGAGCCCGAAGAACTCGCAGAATTGAGTTATGCCGAGTATACAGCAGAACAGCAGGCGGAAAGGGGAAAAGAATCGGATCGCGCCTTGATTCAAAAACTCCTTGATAAACTCCGAGAAACCGACCGGACAGTGATCCGTCTTTACTATCTCGCTGAAATGACCTGCGAAGAAATTAGCAAGTTCTTGGGCGTATCTCAGAACACAATTAAGAGCCGCCTGAGCCGTGCGCGGAAACGATTAAAAAAGCAGGCGAAAGCGATTGAACAACGCTCTGTAGTTTCCGATTGTCTTTTAATTTCATGGAGACATTATTCGTGA
- a CDS encoding HAD family hydrolase, producing the protein MVVKVVLFDLFETLVSGFDTGHPSTTEVAQTLELPVKEFQQEYYQSLRSARYTGQFPDYATVLCYIVQQLGGKSSDSTIKTLAERRQSAFTAHLRRIEPEILDMLNEITTSGIRIGLISNTDGSEVLDWANSPLSDFFETPIFSHAVGMVKPDPHIYQHACKNLGVAPSDCIFIGDGNSDELRGAAQVGMLPFCAAWFLRQHTDLLGEDIVMRRAAGYPVLSDPSELADRVRDLCAVC; encoded by the coding sequence ATGGTTGTAAAGGTAGTCCTCTTCGATTTATTTGAAACACTCGTTTCAGGATTCGACACGGGCCATCCTTCAACCACTGAAGTTGCGCAGACATTAGAGTTACCTGTGAAGGAATTTCAGCAAGAATACTACCAGAGCCTTCGATCAGCACGATATACAGGACAATTCCCAGACTATGCAACCGTTCTGTGTTATATCGTCCAGCAGCTTGGCGGAAAATCTTCTGACAGCACTATTAAGACCCTCGCTGAACGCCGCCAATCTGCTTTTACCGCCCATCTTCGTCGTATAGAACCCGAAATTCTTGATATGCTCAATGAAATTACCACTTCAGGCATTCGGATCGGTCTTATCAGTAATACCGACGGTTCTGAAGTCTTGGATTGGGCAAATAGTCCTTTGTCCGACTTTTTTGAAACGCCCATATTTTCTCATGCGGTTGGAATGGTCAAACCTGACCCTCATATCTATCAACACGCATGCAAGAATTTAGGCGTTGCTCCTTCAGACTGCATATTCATAGGTGATGGCAATAGTGATGAACTTCGAGGCGCAGCTCAAGTTGGGATGTTGCCATTTTGCGCCGCGTGGTTCCTCCGTCAGCACACAGACTTGCTCGGAGAAGATATTGTGATGCGGCGAGCGGCAGGCTATCCAGTATTGTCCGATCCATCAGAGTTGGCGGATCGGGTACGAGACCTTTGTGCTGTCTGTTAA